From one Brachypodium distachyon strain Bd21 chromosome 4, Brachypodium_distachyon_v3.0, whole genome shotgun sequence genomic stretch:
- the LOC100828229 gene encoding protein FAF-like, chloroplastic, protein MAADSGLRRLFEKPVPENPTLLEALSSSWNHRRHFPNNKDTASFTEIFGELHFQEKPHPPPVLRLLPPPPPPPPAPAASSSWALDGGTEKSKDDSSLDALLRPRPAPVKRSASFCVKKTKSASASALLLCTEGLGSESTAVDVVRDDDLDEIAKTPKTQEEEIEIVADMAAKEKGKEEQRTFPPPIRSIASGGRGGKPSVCFRSFRAEGRFVLVEVVIPGKELLHASREGGRLRLQFAAPAAAAANV, encoded by the coding sequence atggcggcggacaGCGGGCTGAGGCGGCTGTTCGAGAAGCCGGTGCCGGAGAACCCGACGCTGCTGGAGGCGCTCTCGTCGTCGTGgaaccaccgccgccacttCCCCAACAACAAGGACACGGCGTCCTTCACCGAGATATTCGGCGAGCTCCACTTCCAGGAGAAGCCTCATCCGCCGCCGGTTCTACGCCTtcttccgcctccgcctcctcctcctccggcgccggcggcatcaTCTTCGTGGGCGCTGGACGGCGGCACCGAGAAGAGCAAGGACGACTCGTCGCTGGACGCGCTGCTGCGGCCGCGTCCGGCGCCGGTGAAGCGGAGCGCGAGCTTCTGcgtgaagaagacgaagagcgCGTCGGCGTCCGCCCTGCTGCTCTGCACCGAGGGGCTCGGCTCCGAGAGCACCGCCGTCGACGTCGTCCGGGACGATGACCTCGACGAAATCGCCAAAACCCCCAAGACTCAGGAGGAGGAAATCGAGATCGTTGCGGACATGGCCGCCAaggagaaggggaaggaggagcagAGGACGTTCCCGCCGCCGATACGGTCGATCGCGAGCGGGGGCCGCGGCGGGAAGCCGAGCGTGTGCTTCCGGTCCTTCAGGGCGGAGGGGCGCTTCGTGCTCGTCGAGGTCGTCATCCCCGGCAAGGAGCTCCTCCACGCGTCCCGCGAGGGCGGACGCCTCAGGCTGCAGttcgccgcccccgccgccgccgccgcaaatGTGTAG
- the LOC104584787 gene encoding uncharacterized protein LOC104584787 gives MSAAMESMATGHETIASIMMNDEEEELPSCDGSHHRQSMDVVSDDDELFELDITFLRSFDDDNDQEHDRHGDGGGVHHALLANCLLPVSSVSMAVPVMASSTVSWYYPFYGYGGPRRFSSGGGKGRGRFRLSSRRFTTMWNFQR, from the coding sequence ATGTCAGCAGCCATGGAATCCATGGCCACCGGCCATGAAACCATCGCATCCATCATGATgaacgacgaggaggaggagctgcccagcTGCGACGGCAGCCACCACCGCCAGTCGATGGACGTCgtcagcgacgacgacgagctgTTCGAGCTCgacatcaccttcctccgcagcttcgacgacgacaacgatCAGGAACACGACAGACATGGTGATGGCGGTGGAGTTCACCATGCGCTGCTGGCCAACTGCCTGCTGCCGGTGAGCTCGGTGAGCATGGCGGTGCCGGTCATGGCGAGCAGCACGGTCTCGTGGTACTACCCCTTCTACGGTTACGGCGGCCCGAGGAGGttcagcagcggcggcggcaaaggCAGGGGGAGGTTTCGCCTCTCCAGCAGGCGATTCACTACCATGTGGAATTTTCAGAGGTAG
- the LOC100829637 gene encoding uncharacterized protein LOC100829637, with translation MAAAAAARGLAGDPPGSTLRRVGNDDCGAYDRDDSLKENTNPKCAIAVKSSHPAGGGGNSQRFSGNLKPTAAPIIGVSGKFSVGGGGQGCARRQRPPAMFPRKARTGGGGRNPKPAVPEPGSPKVSCIGKVLSASGRERGAPPPKEKTSAAAGSGGCGCWGGGFSIRRSRSRKSAVESVDWSPAPGLPRAYVARRSEAEAPPSPALGGMRRFASGRRGADWAAGMEEGGRVARSGPL, from the coding sequence atggctgccgccgccgccgcacgcggcctcgccggcgacccgCCGGGATCGACCCTCCGCCGCGTCGGCAACGACGACTGCGGCGCGTACGACCGCGACGACTCCCTCAAGGAGAACACCAACCCCAAGTGCGCCATCGCCGTCAAGAGCAGCcaccccgccggcggcggcggcaactcGCAGCGGTTCTCCGGCAACCTGaagccgacggcggcgcccatCATCGGCGTCTCCGGGAAGTtctccgtcggcggcgggggccaGGGGTGCGCCCGGCGGCAGCGCCCGCCCGCCATGTTCCCCAGGAAGGCcaggaccggcggcggcgggcgcaaCCCGAAGCCGGCGGTGCCCGAGCCCGGGTCGCCCAAGGTCTCCTGCATCGGGAAGGtcctctccgcctccggccgcgagcggggggcgccgccgccgaaggagaagacgAGCGCTGCcgcgggcagcggcggctgcggctgctggggAGGCGGGTTCTCGATCCGCCGCAGCCGCTCCAGGAAGAGCGCCGTGGAGAGCGTCGACTGGTCTCCGGCCCCGGGTCTCCCGCGGGCGTACGTGGCCCGTCGGAGtgaggcggaggcgccgccgtcgccggcgctgGGAGGGATGAGGCGGTTCGCGtcggggcggcgcggtgcgGATTGGGCGGCTGGGATGGAGGAGGGCGGACGCGTGGCGAGATCTGGGCCGTTGTAG
- the LOC100842698 gene encoding uncharacterized protein LOC100842698: MGNCLVIQDRKEIKVMSIVDEEILKALPPPISFPSKGAVFPPSSHGFSGTGSDDAAEKKAPSAAAADVPGAMVRVKLVISKQELRRMLGKDDQASLSLDDMMALMRRRAEQEEQESSCCRGWRPALHSIPEGSVICSTS, translated from the coding sequence ATGGGGAACTGCCTTGTGATCCAAGACAGGAAGGAGATCAAGGTCATGAGCATCGTCGACGAGGAGATCCTCaaggcgctgccgccgccaatAAGCTTCCCCTCAAAGGGCGCCGTGTTCCCGCCGTCGTCCCACGGcttctccggcaccggctccGATGACGCTGCCGAGAAGAAGGCGccttctgctgctgccgccgatGTCCCGGGCGCCATGGTGAGGGTAAAGCTGGTGATCAGCAAGCAGGAGCTGCGGAGGATGCTGGGCAAGGACGACCAGGCCAGCTTGTCCCTGGACGACATGATGGCTCTCATGAGAAGAAGAGCAGAGCAGGAAGAGCAGGAGAGCAGTTGCTGCAGAGGGTGGCGCCCTGCCTTGCATAGCATACCTGAAGGCAGCGTGATTTGttctactagctag